Genomic DNA from Halobaculum sp. MBLA0147:
TTCCAGTCCCGCCCGAATCCGCTCCGCACAGCGCCTCACCCTCCCCAGCCTCGTCGCTCGCTTCGCTCGCTCCTCCCTCGCGCGTTCCTCGCGCGCCACCCGCAACCGTCAGTGTATCTGAACACTGCCGTGCAGGGACCACATCGCCTCCCGGGCACCGTCGTCGACCCACGCGGACTCCGGCGGTAGTTTTCGGGACGGATCGAATCGGCAAGCTTGATGACTGGGCCGACCGACTCGGGGGCCATGGACGAGCGCGTTCGCGAGCACGCCGCAGTGATCGTCGACCACTCCACCGACGTCCAGCCGGGTGACGACGTCGTGATCCAGGCCGGGGCGGGGACGGAGGACCTCGTCGTCGCGCTCCACGAGGAACTGGGCGAGCGGAACGCCAACCCCGTCGTGTTGAACCAGCCGGGGCGTGCGCGACGAGCGTTCGCACTCGCGGCCGACCCCGAGGAGTTGGTACTCCCGGACCACACGGCCGCGCTGATGGAGGCGGCGGACGTGGTGATCGGGATCCGTGGGTCGGCGAACCAACACGAGTCCGCGGACGTGCCACCCGAACAGCAGGTGGCGCTCCAGAAGCTCCGGAAACCCGTTCAGGAGGCGGTCCTCGACACGCGGTGGGTCGGGACGCAGTACCCACACCCCGGCACCGCACAGAAGGCGGAGATGTCCACGCCGGCCTACGAGGAGTTCGTCTACGACGCCGTCACGAGAGACTGGGACGAACAGCGCGCCCTCCAGGAACAGATGGTCGAGATCCTCGACCCGGCCGAGGAGGTGCGGATCGTCTCCGGCTCCGAGACGGACCTGACGATGTCCGTCGACGGCACCGTCACGATCAACGACTACGCCGAGCACAATCTCCCCGGCGGCGAGGTGTTCACCGCCCCCGTCCCCGACTCCGTCGAGGGGACGGTCCTGTTCGACAAGCCGGTGATCACCCGTGGCCGCGAGGTGACCGACGCGCGGCTCACCTTCGAGGACGGCGAGGTCGTCGACTTCGCGGCCGGCCAAAACGAGGACGCACTCGCAGCGACCCTGGAGGCCGACGAGGGTGCGAGCCGACTCGGCGAGTTGGGGATCGGGATGAACCGCGACATCGACCGGTTCACCTACAACATGCTGTTCGACGAGAAGATGGGCGACACCGTCCACCTCGCGCTGGGGCGTGCCTACGAGGACAACGTGCCCGAAGAGTCGGACGTGGAACGCAACGAGTCCGCGATCCACGTCGACATGATCGTCGACATGAGCGAGGACTCCCGGATCGAGGTCGACGGCGAGGTCGTCCAACGCGACGGCACCTTCCGGTTCGAGGACGACTTCGAGGCCTGATCGGGGCGGGCGTTCGGGTCACCGGGCCCCGTCTCGATCAGTGCGACGCGATCCAGCCGACTCACTCCCGCAGCGACACCGCCTCGCCGCGCTCGGCGGAGCGGTAGATCGCGTCCACGACGCGCTGGACCGTCAGCGCCTGCTCGACGGTGTTGCGCTCGGGCGGCTCGCCGGCCCGCACCGCCGCGAGGAACGCCTCCTGTTCGGCGCGGTGCGGGTCGTCGTCGCGCGTCTCCACCGTCGTGTCCGCGAGGTGGTGGCCACCCGCCGTGCTCGCGTCGTACAGCGTCAACTCGCCGGCCGCTTTGTCGAAGCGCGCGCCGCCGTCCGTCCCGCGGACGTGGAACGTCTGGTCCGGCTCCCGGTTGCTCGCCCACGCCGTCTCCAACGAGATCGTCCGGCCGTCCGCGAGCCGGACGAACGCCGACGCCGAGTCCTCCACGTCGAACTCGTCGGCGCCGTCCTCGCCCCACATGTGGAGGTAGGCGTAGTCGTCGCGCCCCCCGAACTCCGAGCGGGTCACGGCCGACACCTCGACCACCTCGGGGAACCCGTGCAGCGACAGGGCGAGGTCGACGGCGTGGACACCCAGGTCGATCACCGCGCCGCCGCCGGCGACCGCCGCCTCGGTGAACCACGTCCCGCGGCCCGGCACCCCGCGCCGCCGGAGGTAGTTCGCCTCGACGTGGCGCACCTCGCCGAGGTCGCCGTCGTCGATCCGGTGTTGGAGCACCTCGACCGGCGGGGCGAACCGCGTGTGGAAGCCGACCGTGAGGAAGCCGGGTGCCTCGGCAGCGGCCTCCGCGATCCGTTCGGCACTGTCGAGCGTGTGTGCCAGCGGCTTCTCGACGAGCACGTCACAGCCGGCCTCCAGCGCGCCGACGGCGTACTCCTCGTGGAAGCGGTTCGGCGTCGTCACGAGCACCGCGTCCACGCGGTCGTACAACGCGGCGGCGTCCCCGACCGTCTCGACGCCGAACGCCTCGGCGAAGGAGTCACGTGCCGCCTCGTCGACGTCCATTCCGACCGCGAGCGTCGCGTCCGTCTCGACGAGTCGCTCGGCGTGGAACTGCGCGATCCCACCCAGGCCGACGATCCCGACTCGAACCGCCGTCTCGTCCGATTGCACACCCGAACGTTCACGCCCCGTGGTGTCAACGTTCCGGCGCGCGACGGGTGATCCCCGAGCGTGGCGGGTGTGTCGACCCTGCGTGTGACCGCCGTGTCGACCGCACGCGAAACTACTAAGCCCGGAGGAACCCGAGTCCAGGTTACCATGAGTCAGTCGTACGAACGGGGACTCGTGGAGGACTTCGGGCGGTGGCGCGAGTTCTCCGCGGGGATGTGGGCCTGGGTGTTCCACAAGTTCACGGGCTGGGTGCTCGTGGGCTACCTCTTCACCCACATCGCCGTTCTCAGCACTGCACTCCAGAGTCCGGAGGCGTACACCACCACGATCCGGACCCTGGAGGGACTGCTCTTCGTCCGGCTGCTCGAGATCGGACTGCTGGCGGTGGCCGTGTTCCACATCCTCAACGGCCTCCGGCTGCTCGTCACCGACCTCGGCATCGGACTGGAGTCACAGGACAAGGCCTTCTACGCCTCGTTGGGACTCACCGGCGCGATCGTCGTCGCCTCCGTCCCGACGTTCCTCGCGGGGGTGTTCTAGCGTGAGCGAGCGCTACTCCTCGTTCGAGCGCGGCGGCCGCCGGTGGCTCTGGCAGCGCATCACGGCGGCGTTCCTCGTCGTGGTGTTGGCGTTCCACTTCTTCCTCCTCCACTTCGTCAACCACGCCGCCGAGGTCACCTTCGCCGCCTCCAGCGCCCGGATGAGCACCTGGACCTACTACTCGCTGATGGTGCTGTTCCTGCTGACGGCGACGTTCCACGGGGTCAACGGGGTGTACAACGCGCTGATCAACCAGGGGCTCTCCGGCCGCCGCCGGCAGGCGGTGAAGTGGACGCTGATCGCCGCCAGCGCGGTGTTGATCGTCCAAGGAGTCCGCACCGCGAACGAGTGGGCCGGAATCTCGCTGATCTGACGACACATGAGCACGCAAGTTCCAGACTCACAGACGCAGACGGAGACCGAGACCGAGACCGAAGAGACGCCGGGCGACAGAGCGCGGGCCCGCCGCGACGCCGCCCGCGAGGACCGGGCACAGAAGGAGGCCGCCGAGGAGTCCCTCGAGGACGAGGAGACGGTCCACCTGAAGGTGTTCCGCTACGATCCCGAGGTGGAGGGGAAGATGGAGCCGCGGTTCGACGACTTCCACGTTCCCTTCGAGAAGGGGATGACAGTCCTCGACGCCCTGATCTACGCCCGCGATACCTACGACGCCTCGCTCACCTTCCGACACTCCTGTCGGCAGGCGATCTGTGGCTCCGACGCGCTGTTCGTCAACGGCAAACAGCGACTCGGCTGTAAGACGCAGCTGTCCGAGTTGGCGGACCCGGTCCGCGTCGAGCCGCTGCCGCACGCGGAGGTGCGCAAGGACCTGGTCGTGGACATGAGTCACTTCTACGACCAGATGGAGGCCGTCGAGCCGTACTTCCAGACCGACGAGACGCCGGACGGCGAGTTGGAGGAACAGCGCCAGACCCGCGAGAACCGCGAGAAGATCAAGATGTCCACGCGGTGTATCTGGTGTGGCGCGTGTATGTCTTCGTGTAACATCGCCGCCGGCAACAACGAGTACCTCGGGCCCGCCGCGATCAACAAGGCCTACCGGTTCGCGATGGACGAACGGGAAGGCGAGGACATGCAGCAACACCGCCTGAACATCATCGAACAGGAGAACGGCGTCTGGCGCTGTCAGACCCAGTTCTCCTGTACCGAGGTGTGTCCGAAGGACATCCCGCTGACCGAACACATCCAGGAGCTGAAGCGGGAGGCGGTGAAGAACAACCTGAAGTTCTGGTGAGTAGGCGGTAGTGGGCGTCGTATCGAACGGCTTCACCGGACGCGCGGCCGACTGCGAGTTCTCTCGTTCCGATGCACTCCGAGGGAGTCGGAATCATTTTCTGTGATCGGCAGTCACGTGCGAGTATGGCGGCGAGTGAACGGCGCATCGCGAACGTCAGAGACGTGGTCACTGGCGGAACCGTACTGATGCTGGCCGTCATCATCCTTGACGTGTACGCGCCGAGTCTGTTATCCGTCACCGGACTCTCGCTCGAACTCGTCCAGTTTAGAGTCCTGCTGTTCGTGAGCGTCGCCGTGCTCGTTCTCAACGCAGTCCTCCTCGCTCGAACTCGGCGAGATCGTTCGTGAATCGCCCGCTGGTGGTCGTTCCGCAACGCGCTCACGGGTTCGAGTCGACCGGTGTCCGTCCGTCTCGTCCGCCGTCGAACCGACACCCCGCAGACGCGACGTGATCTCTCCGTCGGGTGCCAGTTCTGCCAACACCGCGAAGATCAGGGTCAGAACGACCACGAACCCGGCACCAGCGAGGAACAGGTACGCGACGAGTGAGACCCCGAGCCGACTGGCGACGTCGACGAACAGACCGAACAGGCCGATGAGCAGTATGCCGACGGAGACGTAGAACCCCGCGACGGCGAGGGAATCACGGTTGCTGGGTCGGCTGTCGCGAGTGGCGACCCGCTCTCGGGTCGTGTGATACTCTCGCGCAGTTCGAAAGCCTCGCGACGTGAGTTCGTACTCGCCAGGGGCCGTCTCGGCGACGAGGCCCTCTCTCAACAAGTACTCGAAGGCGTCGTGGACTTCTTTGGTCGTCGGACCGCCGTTCCCCTCAGCGTACTCGCCGACGAGCAGGTCGAGTTCCGCAGGGTGATACTCGGACTGGTCGGAGACGTAACAGCCGAGCAAGACCCGGACCCACAGAGGCTGCTCGAACCGAGACACAGACTGAAAAATCAACCTCTTCTGTTTATCCCTTTCGTAACTAGTCGAGTAGGCTTCGGGTTCTCGATCGAACAGTTGCAACAGTGTCGGTCACAGACAGTCTCACTCGGAGAGATTGTCCAGACCGCGACCGAGCGGGCGATCACGGTCGAGCGAGACGAGACCGGGGACCCGAGTCTCACCATCGACACCGACAGAGTGTGAGTCGGATTCGGGACGGATCTCGAGTCGATACTCCGACGGACTGGTGAGAGAGTGACCCTCAAGTACCAGCAGTTCCTACCCGACGTAGAACCAACTCTATGTACGAACACGACGTGATCGTGGTCGGTGCGGGTGGCGCGGGACTCCGCGCGGCCATCGCCGCCCAGGAGGAGGGCGCGGACGTGGCTATCGTCTCGAAGCTCCACCCGGTCCGGTCACACACCGGCGCGGCGGAGGGCGGGATCAACGCCGCCCTGCGCGACGCCGACTCGTGGGAGGACCACGCGTACGACACGATGAAGGGGTCGGACTACCTCGGCGACGCCCCCGCCATCGAGACACTCACCCAGGAGAGCCCCGAAGAGGTCATCCAGCTGGAGCACTGGGGGATGGCGTTCTCCCGCGACGACGACGGACGCGTCTCCCAGCGACCGTTCGGCGGCCTCTCGTTCCCGCGGACGACGTACGCCGGTGCAGAGACCGGCCACCAGTTGCTCCACACGATGTACGAGCAGCTCGTCAAGCGCGGGATCGAGGTGTACGACGAGTGGTACGTGATGGACCTGGCGGTCACCGACGAGGAGCGACCGGAGGACCGCGAGTGTCACGGCGTCGTCGGTTACGACATCCAGACGGGCGAGATCTCCGGGTTCCAGGCGAACGACGGCGTGATCCTCGCGACCGGCGGGCTCGGACAGGTGTACGACCACACGACGAACGCGGTCGCGAACACCGGCGACGGCGTGGCGATGGCGTACCGCGCCGGCGTCCCCATCGAGGACATGGAGTTCATCCAGTTCCACCCGACGACGCTCCCGTCGACGGGCGTGCTCATCACGGAGGGGGTCCGCGGCGAGGGTGGGATCCTCTACAACGAGGACGGCGAGCGGTTCATGTTCGAACACGGCTACGCCAACAACGACGGCGAGTTGGCGTCTCGCGACGTGGTTTCGCGGGCGGAGTTGACGGAGGTCAACGAGGGCCGCGGAATCGACGACGAGTACGTCCACCTCGACATGCGTCACCTCGGGGAAGACCGGATCGTCGACCGCCTGGAGAACATCGTCCACCTCTCGAAGG
This window encodes:
- a CDS encoding FAD-binding protein; protein product: MYEHDVIVVGAGGAGLRAAIAAQEEGADVAIVSKLHPVRSHTGAAEGGINAALRDADSWEDHAYDTMKGSDYLGDAPAIETLTQESPEEVIQLEHWGMAFSRDDDGRVSQRPFGGLSFPRTTYAGAETGHQLLHTMYEQLVKRGIEVYDEWYVMDLAVTDEERPEDRECHGVVGYDIQTGEISGFQANDGVILATGGLGQVYDHTTNAVANTGDGVAMAYRAGVPIEDMEFIQFHPTTLPSTGVLITEGVRGEGGILYNEDGERFMFEHGYANNDGELASRDVVSRAELTEVNEGRGIDDEYVHLDMRHLGEDRIVDRLENIVHLSKDFEGVDPLEEPMPVKPGQHYAMGGIETNEHGETCVSGLYAAGECACASVHGSNRLGGNALPELIVFGKMAGYHAAGKEMGEAEIETGQRGDYEVGELEPGVEIGDVQPAGDAVADGGVAAGTAGAAPDDVVQQAVERQRGRVEKLLNREEGIGHSAVRDEIQETMTEYVNVFREESGLEQALAEIRAARERYRDVKVSDPSRTFNTDLIHTIETRNIIDLAEAITLGALARDEFRGAHWRKEHQERKDDSWLKHTMLSWNDGEPELWYRPVVLEGENKEYEPKVRSY
- a CDS encoding succinate dehydrogenase/fumarate reductase iron-sulfur subunit, with product MSTQVPDSQTQTETETETEETPGDRARARRDAAREDRAQKEAAEESLEDEETVHLKVFRYDPEVEGKMEPRFDDFHVPFEKGMTVLDALIYARDTYDASLTFRHSCRQAICGSDALFVNGKQRLGCKTQLSELADPVRVEPLPHAEVRKDLVVDMSHFYDQMEAVEPYFQTDETPDGELEEQRQTRENREKIKMSTRCIWCGACMSSCNIAAGNNEYLGPAAINKAYRFAMDEREGEDMQQHRLNIIEQENGVWRCQTQFSCTEVCPKDIPLTEHIQELKREAVKNNLKFW
- the sdhC gene encoding succinate dehydrogenase, cytochrome b556 subunit; this translates as MSQSYERGLVEDFGRWREFSAGMWAWVFHKFTGWVLVGYLFTHIAVLSTALQSPEAYTTTIRTLEGLLFVRLLEIGLLAVAVFHILNGLRLLVTDLGIGLESQDKAFYASLGLTGAIVVASVPTFLAGVF
- a CDS encoding Gfo/Idh/MocA family protein, translated to MQSDETAVRVGIVGLGGIAQFHAERLVETDATLAVGMDVDEAARDSFAEAFGVETVGDAAALYDRVDAVLVTTPNRFHEEYAVGALEAGCDVLVEKPLAHTLDSAERIAEAAAEAPGFLTVGFHTRFAPPVEVLQHRIDDGDLGEVRHVEANYLRRRGVPGRGTWFTEAAVAGGGAVIDLGVHAVDLALSLHGFPEVVEVSAVTRSEFGGRDDYAYLHMWGEDGADEFDVEDSASAFVRLADGRTISLETAWASNREPDQTFHVRGTDGGARFDKAAGELTLYDASTAGGHHLADTTVETRDDDPHRAEQEAFLAAVRAGEPPERNTVEQALTVQRVVDAIYRSAERGEAVSLRE
- a CDS encoding succinate dehydrogenase → MSERYSSFERGGRRWLWQRITAAFLVVVLAFHFFLLHFVNHAAEVTFAASSARMSTWTYYSLMVLFLLTATFHGVNGVYNALINQGLSGRRRQAVKWTLIAASAVLIVQGVRTANEWAGISLI
- a CDS encoding aminopeptidase; translation: MDERVREHAAVIVDHSTDVQPGDDVVIQAGAGTEDLVVALHEELGERNANPVVLNQPGRARRAFALAADPEELVLPDHTAALMEAADVVIGIRGSANQHESADVPPEQQVALQKLRKPVQEAVLDTRWVGTQYPHPGTAQKAEMSTPAYEEFVYDAVTRDWDEQRALQEQMVEILDPAEEVRIVSGSETDLTMSVDGTVTINDYAEHNLPGGEVFTAPVPDSVEGTVLFDKPVITRGREVTDARLTFEDGEVVDFAAGQNEDALAATLEADEGASRLGELGIGMNRDIDRFTYNMLFDEKMGDTVHLALGRAYEDNVPEESDVERNESAIHVDMIVDMSEDSRIEVDGEVVQRDGTFRFEDDFEA